Proteins encoded by one window of Acuticoccus sp. MNP-M23:
- a CDS encoding organic hydroperoxide resistance protein, with protein sequence MPTDVKYRTTATATGGREGHAKSADGVVDVKLSTPTELGGSGGSGTNPEALFAAGYSACFLGAMKAVSASGDYVKVPDDASVKGDVGIGPRSEGGFGIDVALEISLPGVDKADAEKLVEAAHQVCPYSNATRGNVDVRLTVV encoded by the coding sequence ATGCCGACTGATGTGAAATACCGCACCACCGCAACCGCCACCGGCGGGCGCGAAGGCCACGCGAAAAGCGCCGACGGCGTTGTCGACGTCAAGCTGTCCACCCCCACGGAGCTGGGCGGGTCCGGTGGCTCCGGCACCAACCCCGAAGCGCTGTTTGCGGCCGGCTACTCGGCCTGCTTCCTCGGCGCCATGAAGGCGGTTTCCGCCAGCGGCGATTACGTGAAGGTGCCCGACGATGCGTCCGTGAAGGGTGACGTCGGCATCGGCCCCCGCTCCGAAGGCGGTTTCGGCATTGATGTCGCGCTGGAAATCAGCCTGCCCGGCGTCGACAAGGCAGACGCGGAAAAGCTGGTCGAAGCCGCCCATCAGGTCTGCCCCTATTCCAACGCGACGCGCGGGAATGTGGACGTGCGGCTGACTGTGGTTTGA